From Candidatus Babeliales bacterium, a single genomic window includes:
- the ftsY gene encoding signal recognition particle-docking protein FtsY, which produces MFSFIKNKLQKIFSTVTSKLGSFFSKNTIDDAALKELEILLISSDVGVGTTKSIIAELKKQIDSGLNSGTQLKESMHSILLHILTRNETPDYKNQKVFLFVGINGSGKTTSIGKLAHMYTQQGKKVLLVAADTFRAAASEQLVQWALKSKADILCGKDGQDPASLVFQGCEKFKNERYDILIIDTAGRLQTKVNLMHELAKIKRAVEKQLSGERVTTLLTIDAMLGQNSFEQAKLFKESTDVTGIILTKMDGTGKGGIVFAIAQELGIPVAFLTFGEQFDQIKVFNADEYVTELLG; this is translated from the coding sequence ATGTTTAGTTTTATTAAAAATAAACTACAAAAAATATTTAGTACCGTTACGTCAAAATTAGGTTCATTTTTTAGCAAAAATACAATTGATGATGCTGCGCTCAAAGAATTAGAAATTCTTCTTATCTCCAGCGATGTTGGTGTTGGAACAACAAAATCAATCATCGCTGAGCTAAAAAAACAGATTGATTCTGGGCTCAATAGTGGTACACAACTTAAAGAGTCTATGCACTCTATCCTTTTACATATTCTTACGCGTAACGAAACTCCAGATTACAAAAACCAAAAAGTATTTTTATTTGTTGGTATCAATGGCAGTGGGAAAACAACAAGTATTGGCAAACTTGCTCATATGTATACACAACAAGGTAAAAAAGTACTACTTGTTGCAGCGGATACATTCCGTGCAGCTGCGTCAGAACAATTAGTGCAATGGGCGTTAAAATCTAAAGCTGATATTTTATGTGGTAAAGATGGTCAAGACCCGGCATCATTGGTGTTTCAAGGTTGTGAAAAATTTAAAAACGAACGGTACGATATTTTGATTATTGATACTGCAGGTAGATTGCAAACAAAAGTAAATTTGATGCATGAGCTTGCAAAAATAAAGCGTGCTGTTGAAAAACAACTTTCTGGTGAGCGTGTCACTACGCTTTTAACCATCGATGCAATGCTTGGGCAAAATTCATTTGAACAAGCGAAGCTTTTTAAAGAGAGTACGGATGTGACCGGTATTATTTTAACCAAAATGGATGGTACCGGAAAAGGTGGTATTGTGTTTGCTATTGCTCAAGAGCTTGGTATACCCGTTGCGTTTTTAACGTTTGGTGAACAATTTGACCAGATTAAAGTTTTTAATGCTG